Sequence from the Curtobacterium sp. MCLR17_007 genome:
CCGTCGAGGGCGACGGCCCCGTACGTGACGATCGCAGTGAGCGCGGGGAGGGCCGCGAGCAGTGTGGCAAGGGCATGCCGCCCCTCGTCGATGTCCGCGAGTCGCACGCGGTCGGGCAGTTCCCATGGGATGAGGTTCCAGCGGACGTACTCGCCGCGTGCGAGTCCGGACTCGATACGGGCTGCTCGGAACGCGGCCGCGGTCGGGCCCGGGTTGTCCTCGCTGCAGATAGCTGCGTGCGCTGCGGCGATGGTCTGGGGGCCGGGCGACTGCATCAGGACCAGGACGCGGCTGGACCTGCCGCCGGATCGTGGGTCGAAGCTCGGGACGAACCGTCGGCTGCCGTCGGGCGCGGTCCGCCACGTCTCCGCGAGACCGTTCAGCGATCGAACGTCAGCGAGTTCCTCGGGGGTACTCATGCCGGCTGTGGCGGTGCCAGCAGGGTGCCACGGATGACGGATCCGTGAAAGGTGCGAAGGGCAACGGTGATCCATGCGGCGACGAGGCCGGCGTAGTAGATGACGGCGAGGACGGCAACGACGGTCAGGCCTGAGTGCAGGGCGAGCCCGTTGAGTCCGGTGACGCAGGTGCCGACGGGGAACGTGAACGACCACCAGGTCAGGCTGAACGGCAGGTGTTCGCGGGCGGTCCGGACAGTCACGGCGAGGGCGATGACGGTCCACAGCAGCGCGAAGCCGAGCATCGCGAACCCGTACACCAGCGCCACGATCAGGAGCGCGTGGGCGGTGGATTCGTCGACGACGGTGGGGGCGTTCGAGGCGAGGAGGTTCACCGCCGTGATCGACTGTCCGACCGGTCCGAGGACGATCCACAGGGTCGGCACCATTCCGGCGGCACCGACCTTGTGGAGCGCGAGCCGGTTCCAGATCAACGTGATCACGACCAGCGACGTCACGAGACTGAGGCCGAAGAAGCCGTAGCAGGACCACAGCAGTGTCTCGCGCCACTGTCCGGCGGGGGCGTAGGGCAGGAGGAGCGCGCCGGTGGACGCGGACACCATCGGCGGGACGATCGGCATCAGCCAACCGCCGAACGCGGAGTCGGGCTTGTTCTCGTGGCGGGTGAACGCCAGGTACGGCACCAGGACTGCCGTGAGCAGTCCTCCGATGGTGCCGATGGTCCACAGGACCCAGTCGATGGTCACGGCGGCGGGCAGGCCGATCCAGTCCTTGCCGAGCAGGAGTGTCCCGGCGCCGACGGTGAGGAACGCCATCGGTGGTGCGCCGTAGAAGTGGGAGATGACCGGGTTGAGGTGGTGCCCGGCTGCGGTGCTCCGGTAGCGGATCCAGTGCAGCACCGTCGCGATCGTGAGGGCGACGAGGAGCACCGCGGCGATCGCCCACACGACCGTCGCCGCGAACCGGAGTCCCGGGAACTGCAGTGGGAGTGACGCAGCTGCGACGGCGACGATGCCCGTGCCCATGATCGACGCGAACCAGTTCGGTGTGAGATTCGACACGATCAGGCCCGGCCGCTCCAGATCGCGGAACAACGCCGTCTGCGGCCGTTGGGGCAGCTTGCTACCGTTCGCGGGTGCAGGGTCGGTGCGGAGCGTTGTCATGGGCCAAGCCTGCGCGAATCCTGCCTCTGGCGGTACCGGGAACCTCTTGGCGGGGCACAATCGTTGATTGTGACACTACGGCGACTCACGGACCGAACGCTCGACCTCGACACACTCGACGTGCTCGCACGCGTCGCCGAGACCGGCTCGCTCTCCGCTGCCGCTGGAGCGCTCGGCGTCACGCAACAGGCAGTGTCTGCTCGGATCCGGGTCGCCGAGCGCATGGTCGGTCACTTGTTGGTGCACCGCTCGACCACGGGGTCGGTGCTGACCGAGACCGGCCGGCTCGTCGTCGGGCTGGCCGGACCGGTCCTCGACGCGTCTCGCCACCTCGAGGCAGGAGTGGCTGTGCTGCGGGCTCCGACGGGTTCGCTCGTCGTCGCGGCGTCACAGACCATCGCGGAGCTGCTGCTGCCGGGCTGGCTGCTCGAATTCCGCCGCCGTGAACCCGACGTGCGGGTGCGTCTGATCGCGGGCAACTCCGCCGCGGTGGCGGATCTCGTGCAGTCGGGTGGCGCGGACCTCGGGTTCACGGAGACCCCGGTGGTGGCGGCAGGTGTGTCCGCGCAGGTGATCGCGGACGATGAGCTCGCGGTCGTCGTTGCGCCGGACCATCCCTGGGCTCGGTCGACCGGGATCACTGCGGAGGTCCTGGCGGCGACGGCTCTGCTCCTGCGGGAAGAAGGTTCCGGGACTCGCGCGACCCTCGCCGCATGGCTCAGGGAGGCCGGTTTGAGCATGTCGGTTCCGGCCGCGGTGCTGGAGACCACGAGCATCATCCGGGCGAACGCACAGGCCGGAATCGCACCGGCGGTGATGAGCCTTCGCACGGTCGCCGCCGACATCAACGACGGGTCGCTGGTGCGGGTCCCGCTCGCCGGGCCGCCACTTGCCCGGCCGTTGCGGGCGATCTGGTCGGGAGAGCCCCAGCCAGCTGGTTCTGCTTTCCTGCGCGTCGCCCACGAGGTGGCCGGTCGGGGTCAGCGCAGCCCGTAGGGCAGCTCCGGATTGTTCTCCGCGATCTCGGTGAGCCGGTTGTACTTCGCGACGCGTTCTCCGCGGGCGGGGGCGCCGGACTTGATCTGTCCGGTTCCGCTGCCGACGACGAGGTCCGCGATGAACGTGTCGGTGGTTTCCCCGGACCGGTGCGACACCATGCTCCGCATCCCGAGCGAGCGTGCGACGCCGATCGCGTCGAGGGTCTGGGAGACGGTGCCGATCTGGTTCGGCTTGATGAGCGCTGCATTCGAGAGCCCGTCCTTCCCGCCGTCGCGGATGCGCTGCGGATCGGTGACGTAGAGATCATCGCCGACGATCTGGAGCATGCCGCCGAGCGCGGACGACATCGCCTTCCAGCCGCCGTGGTCATCTTCGGAGAAGCCGTCTTCGATGCTCCGGATCGGATACCGGCTGATGAGGTCGCGGTAGTAGTCGACCATGCCTGCGCGGTCGAGCCGGCGGTCCACGACCCGGTAGCTACCGTCACCGAGCGCGAACTCGTTCGCCGCCGGGTCGAGTGCGATCGCGACGGTGTCGACGCCGGGCTCGTAGCCAGCGGCACTGATCGCGGCGACGAGGAGGTCGAGGGCCTCCTCGGGCGCGGCGATCGATGGCGCGAAGCCACCTTCGTCGCCGAGACCGAGACTGCCGAACCGTTCCCGGACCAGTGCCGCCAGTGCGTGGTAGACGTCTGACCCGATCCGAACCGCGTCGGTCATGGTGTCGGCGTTCACCGGGGCGATCATGAACTCCTGGAAGTCGAGCGCGTTCGCTGCGTGCGCTCCGCCGTTGAGGACGTTGAAGTGCGGGACGGGCAAGCGAGGCGTGCTGCCGGTGACGTCTGCGATCCAACGCCAGAGCGGCAGCTCCGCTGCGGCGGCGAGAGCGCGTGCCATCGCGATCGAGGTCGCGACGACACTGTTCGCGCCGAGCCGGCGGTAATTCGGGGTGCTGTCGAGGGCAGCGAGGGCGGCGTCGACCTGCCCGATTGAGGTCCACGACTGGCCGGTGATCATCGGTGCGACGTCCGCCGTGATGAGGTGCAGTGCCTGGCTCACGTCGCGGCCGCCGTAGCTGCTGCCGCCGTCGCGAAGCTCGACAGCCTCATGCGCGCCAGTGGATGCGCCTGCGGGGGCGTCGCCGGTGACGACGGTGCCGTCCTCGAGCTCGAGATGCACCTGGATCGTTGGGTAGCCGCGGGAGTCGAGGATCCGGGAGCCGTGCAGGCTGCTGATGGTGACGGGGCGGCTGGTGTGGGTCACGTACTCGCCCTGATGGTGGGTGGTGTGGTGGACGTTGCTGATGTAGTCGTTCATGGCGGTTGTCGCCTTTCGGGTTCGTCGTGCGGGTGTGGGCCGCGGGGAGGCGGAGGGACGACCTCCTGGCGATCACTGGGCGCCAGTTGCCTCCCCGCGGCGGTTCAGGGCGCGCACTGGATGGTGCGCGGGTGCGCGGGTGCGCGGGTGCCGGTCAGGGGTGCGGGGTGAACCGTTCCTGTGCGGCGCGGATGATGGCTTCGGCGTC
This genomic interval carries:
- a CDS encoding TDT family transporter, producing MTTLRTDPAPANGSKLPQRPQTALFRDLERPGLIVSNLTPNWFASIMGTGIVAVAAASLPLQFPGLRFAATVVWAIAAVLLVALTIATVLHWIRYRSTAAGHHLNPVISHFYGAPPMAFLTVGAGTLLLGKDWIGLPAAVTIDWVLWTIGTIGGLLTAVLVPYLAFTRHENKPDSAFGGWLMPIVPPMVSASTGALLLPYAPAGQWRETLLWSCYGFFGLSLVTSLVVITLIWNRLALHKVGAAGMVPTLWIVLGPVGQSITAVNLLASNAPTVVDESTAHALLIVALVYGFAMLGFALLWTVIALAVTVRTAREHLPFSLTWWSFTFPVGTCVTGLNGLALHSGLTVVAVLAVIYYAGLVAAWITVALRTFHGSVIRGTLLAPPQPA
- a CDS encoding uracil-DNA glycosylase family protein, giving the protein MSTPEELADVRSLNGLAETWRTAPDGSRRFVPSFDPRSGGRSSRVLVLMQSPGPQTIAAAHAAICSEDNPGPTAAAFRAARIESGLARGEYVRWNLIPWELPDRVRLADIDEGRHALATLLAALPALTAIVTYGAVALDGVMRHLTLDEHPRLLPVIAAPHPSPANGRHRSEQHFRSVQALRLAARAQQT
- a CDS encoding LysR family transcriptional regulator, which translates into the protein MTLRRLTDRTLDLDTLDVLARVAETGSLSAAAGALGVTQQAVSARIRVAERMVGHLLVHRSTTGSVLTETGRLVVGLAGPVLDASRHLEAGVAVLRAPTGSLVVAASQTIAELLLPGWLLEFRRREPDVRVRLIAGNSAAVADLVQSGGADLGFTETPVVAAGVSAQVIADDELAVVVAPDHPWARSTGITAEVLAATALLLREEGSGTRATLAAWLREAGLSMSVPAAVLETTSIIRANAQAGIAPAVMSLRTVAADINDGSLVRVPLAGPPLARPLRAIWSGEPQPAGSAFLRVAHEVAGRGQRSP
- the eno gene encoding phosphopyruvate hydratase; this translates as MNDYISNVHHTTHHQGEYVTHTSRPVTISSLHGSRILDSRGYPTIQVHLELEDGTVVTGDAPAGASTGAHEAVELRDGGSSYGGRDVSQALHLITADVAPMITGQSWTSIGQVDAALAALDSTPNYRRLGANSVVATSIAMARALAAAAELPLWRWIADVTGSTPRLPVPHFNVLNGGAHAANALDFQEFMIAPVNADTMTDAVRIGSDVYHALAALVRERFGSLGLGDEGGFAPSIAAPEEALDLLVAAISAAGYEPGVDTVAIALDPAANEFALGDGSYRVVDRRLDRAGMVDYYRDLISRYPIRSIEDGFSEDDHGGWKAMSSALGGMLQIVGDDLYVTDPQRIRDGGKDGLSNAALIKPNQIGTVSQTLDAIGVARSLGMRSMVSHRSGETTDTFIADLVVGSGTGQIKSGAPARGERVAKYNRLTEIAENNPELPYGLR